The following coding sequences are from one Pristis pectinata isolate sPriPec2 chromosome 18, sPriPec2.1.pri, whole genome shotgun sequence window:
- the LOC127580127 gene encoding sortilin-related receptor-like, with amino-acid sequence MTGRCNGVPDCSDESDEQNCNPLCSRYFEFACENGRQCLQKMMICDGIRQCDDGSDEDPNYAHCTQTEEFSRTCEPFSFKCWNGVCISMEWKCDGVDDCGDYSDEANCRYPTEAPSCMKYFQFSCQNGKCVPIWWKCDGENDCGDWSDEDGCPGSLPVPHTTEVASSCGPNHFRCNSGGCIVNHWICDSRLRMSTQNETNPFGKSVNSLNVPDEAHQGCEGKEHTTSQTTQPPTPSSSPTCGRMGGS; translated from the exons ATGACAGGACGTTGCAATGGTGTGCCAGACTGTTCGGATGAATCAGATGAGCAAAACTGCAACCCATTGTGCTCTCGGTACTTTGAATTCGCTTGTGAGAATGGACGCCAGTGCTTGCAGAAAATGATGATCTGTGATGGAATCCGACAATGTGACGACGGTTCAGATGAAGATCCAAATTATGCACATTGTACCCAGACAGAGGAGTTCAGTCGAACTTGTGAGCCCTTCAGTTTCAAATGCTGGAATGGAGTATGCATTAGCATGGAATGGAAGTGCGATGGGGTGGATGACTGTGGAGACTACTCGGATGAAGCAAATTGTAGGTATCCTACTGAAGCACCTTCTTGCATGAAGTATTTTCAGTTCAGTTGCCAGAATGGAAAATGTGTACCAATATGGTGGAAATGTGATGGAGAGAATGACTGTGGAGACTGGTCTGATGAGGATGGCTGCCCTGGTTCGCTTCCTGTTCCACACACTACTGAAGTTGCTTCGAGTTGTGGCCCCAACCATTTCCGATGTAATTCCGGGGGATGCATTGTAAACCACTGGATATGTGATTCT AGGCTTCGTATGAGCACTCAAAATGAGACCAATCCATTTGGGAAGTCAGTGAATTCCTTGAATGTCCCTGATGAAGCTCACCAAGGCTGCGAAGGGAAGGAGCACACCACATCCCAAACAACCCAGCCACCTACTCCATCTAGTAGCCCCACCTGCGGCAGAATGGGTGGATCCTGA